The genomic segment GGTACCACCGTTGCGCGCGCTTCCGCATTGGCGGGATCATCCCACGGTTTGGACAGGTCAATTTTATAGTAGAGTGCCGCTTGATCCATAAACGGCAAGATCAAAGTCCGCCAACTGTGCAGCGGCTTACCGTCCGCATCAACCGTATAAGCGGGAGGAAAGCTGCCATAGACATCATGGTAGTTGTGCATCGCCAACCCGATTTGTTTCAGGTGGTTCCGGCACTGCGTACGCCGCGCAGCCTGACGACCGCCACGCGTCGCTGGCAATAGAAGAGCAACGAGCAACGCAATGATGCCGATCGTCACAAGAAATTCGACGAGCGTGAATCCTCGTCGGGCAAAGTGCGACGTTGTGCTGCACAGGCCGCTACAAGGGAATGAGGAACGTCTGCTCATCGGTGCGCCTCCGAGTTACGGGTTCAAGACATCCGCCTCATCCATCATCCATGTTTGGTCGCGGTATCGCAAGAACAATCCGGGACCGGCCGCTCATCGTGAGATCTCGCGCGTCACTGGCTAACGAATTAGAATGAATCTGTCCCTTCACCTCCCGCCGGGGTGATCAGGCCTCGAAGAGTCGCAGTCTCCGTCTCGGACGAGATGAATTGCACACCCCCATCAGCAAAGAGGTAAAAACTACCGCCGGCATGATGGAAATCGTCATCCGGTTTCGGGCTTAAAACCAAATGTTCATCTGCGTCCTGCGGAGCCATCCAAGGAACGGCATATTTCACCGGTACCTCAGCGACCATGATGGTATTCGACATTCCGTCGGTGATGTCCGTAATCGGCCGCATCTCCGTCGGCCGCATGCAACTTTCAGGCGTCACCACTGCTAAATAAGACGTATAATCCCGCTCGATGACGGTCGACGGGCAGACGTAGATAGGCTCGAGCATCGCAGCCACTTCGGTATTGGCCGGGTCGTCCCACGGTTTTGAGAAGTCTGTCCTTTCGTAAACTGTCCCTTTCTGCAAGTACGGCACAATCAACATCCGCCAACTGTGCAGCGGCTTGCCGTCTGCATCGACCGTATGAGCTGGTGGAAAGCCGCCGTAGGCGTCATGATAGTTGTGCAGCGCCAGCCCGATATTCTTGAGGTTGTTACGGCAATGCGTACGCCGCGCCGCCTCACGGGCTT from the Symmachiella macrocystis genome contains:
- a CDS encoding DUF1559 domain-containing protein; its protein translation is MSRRSSACGGCECAQIEHFRRRGFTLTELLVIIGIIVVLIALLLPNVRQAREAARRTHCRNNLKNIGLALHNYHDAYGGFPPAHTVDADGKPLHSWRMLIVPYLQKGTVYERTDFSKPWDDPANTEVAAMLEPIYVCPSTVIERDYTSYLAVVTPESCMRPTEMRPITDITDGMSNTIMVAEVPVKYAVPWMAPQDADEHLVLSPKPDDDFHHAGGSFYLFADGGVQFISSETETATLRGLITPAGGEGTDSF
- a CDS encoding DUF1559 domain-containing protein, whose amino-acid sequence is MSRRSSFPCSGLCSTTSHFARRGFTLVEFLVTIGIIALLVALLLPATRGGRQAARRTQCRNHLKQIGLAMHNYHDVYGSFPPAYTVDADGKPLHSWRTLILPFMDQAALYYKIDLSKPWDDPANAEARATVVPTFVCPTTELEPTQTVYLAVVTPDSCLRPNEPRPISEITDGTSNTILVMESPMNASVPWMAPWDADARLMLSPKSEDDLHHTGGSLHLFADGSVQFISSDTETATLRGLITPAGGEEVGEY